Genomic DNA from Bartonella alsatica:
ACAGCTTCTCCATATAATCTATTATGTACAGCTTCTCCATATAATCTATTATGTACAGCTTCTCCATATAATCACTGTCAATGCACTCTACACATTTAAAGGTTATCCGCGCGTTTGGTAAAATTGCTTATGGTTAGTAATTTTTGAGCAACATAGTTCCGACAACTATCAAAAGAATGGAGCTGTATTATCTACCCACTCTGTTGCTACTTTAAGAACCCCTTTTAAAATGTTTACCCCTTTTTCAACATAAAAGCTTTAAAAAGAAATCTATATCCGAAAATAAGAAAAGAACGTATTATATTTCCAAATGTACAAGCTAATGAAGCATTAAAAAAAACAAAGAACAACACATAAAAGAAGCCTATTTATTACAAACAAATTTTATAGAAAATTTTTAGCACTAACCTTTTAAATCTAAAACTTCACGCTGTAAAAACATTACCCCCCTGAGCATTAATGAATACTAAACGACAAATCAGCTCACATAGAATTTAAAAGACACAAGAACAAAAAATCTCATCTCAAAGACAAAAATTTTAATAAAAAAGTTTTTCTTTAAGAGATAATAATCAAGATTTTGGCACGCAAAATCTGGTTTGCCATAATATTTTTCAGTGCAAGGAATGCATATGCCTGCGCTGATAAAAGGTAAAATCTTCCACGAGAAGATCAAAAATCTGAGTGAGATTTTAAAAGCTTTTGCAAAAAAAGAAGCAGCAATGTTGAACACTGCTACCTCTTTATCTCACCGTCAAGATATTTATCCGGAAAATTTATAAAAAAAACACTTTAAGATGAGGAAGGAAACCAATTTGACAACAATTCATATCTTACAGGATCATCAGCACATTGCCCACCACCGCATTCAAGTACAGTAGAAATCAAGTTTGCCGCGATCAAAAATATAAATAAGGAACTTGCCATTTTAGCAAAAATTGGAAAAGGAGAAAACTCTTTAAATTTGTGCGCCAATTCGCCCAAAATCATAACAATAGAAACCCCAAGAATACAAAGAACTGAAATAATGAAAGCCCAAGTATAAAAATGCAACCCAAAGAATGTTGACCCATATCCAAGATCATCTGGAGTAATATGTAAAAACACTTGCCTTGCAGCGACAATACTGGTCACCATACAACCAAGAATAACCATACCATAATGGGTATTTTTCACTTTATGGTGAATATTAAGTAAAAACCCACACCCAGCCAGCATCAAACCAACACGTTGAAGAAGACAAAGGGGACAAGGTAACTCAAACTTTACCAACTGATAATAAAAAGCTACGACCAAGACAATGGATAATCCTATAAGTCCTAAGGTATTCATCAATATAACAAAATGAGGGTTTTTTTGTTCAACATGTTCCATGGGTATTCTCTCAAAAAGATAAATTTAACGTGGAAGTTGCGTGATAATTAAAAGTGAGAAGAATAACGACCAACAGAATTGTCCACAAGGCATAACTTATATTTTTCTTACCATACACAGCTGTTATTGCTGTACCTAAAGCGATTAAAAATGGAACAAACATGACATAAAATCTCCTTTCTTATCTCTAATGCAACATATTAAAAAATTGGGCAAAAAAGAGACACTGGATTTACTATTCACAATTGATCATCCTCTTGATTGTCTCTAACAGACAACCCTCTTGATTGTCTCTAACAGACAACGAGAAAACAATAAGAAAGATAGAGCACTAAAAGCGAATATCAATAAATGTTTTATTGCGCGCTTCCTTTATCTCTAAGCAAAGAGCAGATTATCCTCTGGATAATGGAAGATTTATTTGAAAGAAAAAAGAACAAGCATCATTAGCTGAATATTGAGATTTTCACCCCTTTTTTAAAACAAAACAACCTTATTTTTGTCTTATTACCGCCATCAAATCCTTTTTATTAATTGCATCACGTCTCTATATGAGGATTCATTGTCTCCCTTTAGCAAATAAAAATAGTTGAAAACTCTTAAAAACCTCACTGCATCAACTATCCTTAATCTATTCTAATAACTATCCTTAATCTATTCTAATAATGTTACTTCCACGGCAATAAACCAAAAGCTAAAACAGCAACACGTTTATTTCATCTAGCAGCCCATATACTAAACCAAATTATGCTAAGCGCTATTGATCATGAAACCACCAAAAAGAAAGTTTTCACTTTAAATTCCAAAATAGTTTTAAATATCACGCCTATAATGCATTTGTTTTCTCAATTATTAGGATCCCCTCTTTATATTCTCGAAGTTAACAAATTCGATTGCAATTTTTTAGTGACCCAACTTAATTGACCACATTATACTGAACCGATTGCACCACTTTCCATCCATTATATCCTATAGGATATGCCTCGATCCGTTTTCTAGATATTTTCCACCATAACGCATTAAAGCTTCTCTAACAGAGTCAACTAAGTGTTAAAATATTTCTTTTCTACAAGACTTCTTCTACAAGACTTCTTCTACAAGACTTCTTCTACAAGTCTTCTTCTACAAGACTTCTTCTACAAGACTTCTTCTATAGAATGCATCACGATAAAACAACTTGGGAAAGGGGATATTTTATTTTAAAATTTATTATTATGATTTAAAGAACCTTCTTTTTTTGGGGAAAGTTCTTTTATTCTTGCCATCAACAGCTAATTGTATTTTTCTCTCATCAACAGCCAATTGTATTTTTCTCTATTGAAAAGAACGCATGGTTTTACGTAAAGAATTAAGACATAATCATATTGAAAAAAAGAGTCATCATTATTTTTTCAAATTTCGATCAATGTCTATCTATGAAATCTGTAGCTCGTCTAAAATCTTCCTTGAAAAACTGTCATTCTGTTATCAATTGACTTTGCAAAGAAAAATAAAACTCTTACAGAATAAAGAGAAAGAATCGCATTGAACACTTGAAAAGGATATAAAATGACTAAAAAATCATGTGATGTAGCGATTTTAATGGGCAGCCAATCGGATTGGCAAACAATGCGTCATAGTGCGGATATTTTGACATGTCTTGGTATTTCTCATATTTCGCATATTGTTTCGGCACACCGAACCCCTGAACGACTTTATCAATTTGCCAAAGGAGCAAAAACAGCAGGTTTTAAAATTTTGATCGCTGGCGCAGGAGGTGCAGCGCATCTTCCTGGTATGCTAGCAGCACTCACTTCCCTTCCTGTTTTTGGCGTTCCAATGCACTCACAGTCTTTATCTGGTCAAGATTCTTTATTTTCAATTGTGCAAATGCCAGCAGGGATACCGGTTGGCACGCTAGCGATTGGCAAAGCAGGTGCCATTAACGCAGCGCTTTTAGCGGCAGCAGTTATGGCAATTTACGATGATAACCTAGCAAAACGATTACAAGATTGGCGTCAGCAACAAACATCCAGTGTTGCACAAACTCCAGTAACTGAGGTTTAAAATGACAAAATCTTCCAGTACATCCTCCACACCAGAGATATCTTCTACCCAGAGCTCATCCCCCACACCAGAGATATCTTCTACCCAGAGCTCATCCCCCACACCAGGGATATCTTCTACCCAGAGCACATCCTCCACACCAGAGATATCTTCTACCCAGAGCACATCCTCCACACCAGGCATATCTCCCACACCAAGCTCATCCCCCACACCAGGCATATCTCCCACACCAAGCACATCCTCCACACCAGGGATATCTCCCACACCAAGCACATTCCCCACACCAAGCTCATCCCCCACACCAAGCTCATCCCCCACACCAAGCTCATCCCCCACACCAGAGATATCTTCTACCCAGAGCACATCCTCCACACCAGGCATATCTCCCACACCAGGCATATCTCCTACACCAAGCACATCCCCCACATCTACTATGTTACCTGCAGGTAGCACAATTGGATTAATAGGCGGAGGACAATTGGCACGCATGCTAGCCATAGCGGCAGCAGAATTAGGATTTCGAACGGTTATTTTTTGCCCTGAAACAAATTGCCCAGCTGCACAAACAGCAAACAACCACATTGTTGCGCCCTATAATGATTATTTGGCATTAGATCATTTTATTTCTCTGTGTGATGTTGTTACCTATGAGTTTGAAAATCTTTCTCTTGAAATGGTCCAATATGTAGAAAAAGCCAAAACTGTTTATCCCTCTTCCAAGGCACTGGAAATTACGCAAGATCGACTTTTTGAAAAGCAATTTTTACATGAGCAAGGTATCCGCACGGCATCGTGGTACGCTGTTAACAATTATCCCTCTCTTCTTTCAGGCCTTTCAGCGTTAGGTGAGCGTGGTCTTTTGAAAACACGTCGTTTTGGTTATGATGGAAAAAACCAAATGATGCTGAATCATCCTCATGAGCAAGCGCTTAACAAAGCTCTAAGCACTTTTCAGGGACAACCTTTAATTTTGGAAGAAATTATTCCTTTTTTATCGGAAATTTCTCTTCTTTCGGCACGTACAAAACGAGGAGAACACATTTTTTATGATTGCTCTGAAAATCAGCATAAAAACGGCATCCTTCATAAATCATTTGTACCCTCTCGTGTTCCGCTTGACGTGCAAAAGACTGCGCAAGAAATAAGCGTAACAATAATGGATGCCTTAAATTATGTTGGTATTCTTTGCATTGAATTTTTTGTTCTCATAGATGGTTGTCTTTTAGTGAACGAATTGGCGCCTCGTGTTCATAACTCTGGCCATTGGACGCAAAAAGCGTGTATAACTTCACAGTTTGAACAGCATATCCGAGCTATTTGTGGGCTTCCTTTAGGCAGTACATACCGTCATAGCAATTGTCACATGATTAATCTTCTTGGCAAGAATCTCAATGATTACAAATATTTTCTTACGCAAGAGCGCACATCAGTCCATTTATATGGGAAAGATACTGTTCAACCAAGCCGTAAAATGGGGCATATCATCCAATTAACGGGACCAGCCACCAAATTTTAACAGTAATAACACTCAACAAAATGCCGCGACACACAATAAACATGCCGCCACACAAAACATGCCGCCACACAAAACATGCCGCGACACACAATAAACAAAGGAAGGAGGAACAGAAAAAACAACAAAGCCTTCTAGTCGTATTTTCGCAAGAACAATTTCAAGGACTTCTTCCCATCTCCCAATGCATTTTTTAAGAAACCGGGCATTTCTTATAAATTCCCAAGTTTTCTCAAAACTTTCCTTCATGGTATAACAATTTTACTTTTGGT
This window encodes:
- a CDS encoding disulfide bond formation protein B, producing the protein MEHVEQKNPHFVILMNTLGLIGLSIVLVVAFYYQLVKFELPCPLCLLQRVGLMLAGCGFLLNIHHKVKNTHYGMVILGCMVTSIVAARQVFLHITPDDLGYGSTFFGLHFYTWAFIISVLCILGVSIVMILGELAHKFKEFSPFPIFAKMASSLFIFLIAANLISTVLECGGGQCADDPVRYELLSNWFPSSS
- a CDS encoding DUF5993 family protein, producing MFVPFLIALGTAITAVYGKKNISYALWTILLVVILLTFNYHATSTLNLSF
- the purE gene encoding 5-(carboxyamino)imidazole ribonucleotide mutase; translated protein: MTKKSCDVAILMGSQSDWQTMRHSADILTCLGISHISHIVSAHRTPERLYQFAKGAKTAGFKILIAGAGGAAHLPGMLAALTSLPVFGVPMHSQSLSGQDSLFSIVQMPAGIPVGTLAIGKAGAINAALLAAAVMAIYDDNLAKRLQDWRQQQTSSVAQTPVTEV
- a CDS encoding 5-(carboxyamino)imidazole ribonucleotide synthase: MLPAGSTIGLIGGGQLARMLAIAAAELGFRTVIFCPETNCPAAQTANNHIVAPYNDYLALDHFISLCDVVTYEFENLSLEMVQYVEKAKTVYPSSKALEITQDRLFEKQFLHEQGIRTASWYAVNNYPSLLSGLSALGERGLLKTRRFGYDGKNQMMLNHPHEQALNKALSTFQGQPLILEEIIPFLSEISLLSARTKRGEHIFYDCSENQHKNGILHKSFVPSRVPLDVQKTAQEISVTIMDALNYVGILCIEFFVLIDGCLLVNELAPRVHNSGHWTQKACITSQFEQHIRAICGLPLGSTYRHSNCHMINLLGKNLNDYKYFLTQERTSVHLYGKDTVQPSRKMGHIIQLTGPATKF